In a single window of the Niabella ginsenosidivorans genome:
- the pyrE gene encoding orotate phosphoribosyltransferase: MNDAKVVAEKLLQVNAIKLRPHEPFTWASGWKSPIYCDNRSVLSFPFVRDFIKSELCNVLFEQFSEAECIAGVATGAIAWGAMAADQLKLPFIYVRPKPKEHGLGNQVEGLFEKGQKVAVVEDLVSTGKSSLQAVDALLSAGLDIVGMVSIFTYDFSVSKAAFEERNLKYQPLTSYPVLLDLAMEKGIIKEEDAALLLKWREDPANWTGI; the protein is encoded by the coding sequence ATGAACGATGCAAAGGTAGTTGCAGAAAAGTTATTACAGGTAAATGCAATAAAATTAAGACCCCATGAGCCGTTTACATGGGCAAGCGGGTGGAAGAGCCCGATCTATTGCGATAACCGCAGTGTTTTGTCGTTCCCGTTTGTGCGCGATTTTATAAAAAGCGAATTGTGCAATGTACTGTTTGAACAGTTCAGCGAGGCAGAGTGCATTGCTGGCGTTGCTACAGGCGCTATTGCATGGGGAGCCATGGCTGCGGATCAGCTAAAGCTTCCTTTTATTTATGTGCGCCCCAAACCCAAAGAGCACGGACTGGGCAACCAGGTGGAAGGGCTGTTTGAAAAGGGGCAGAAGGTGGCAGTTGTGGAAGACCTGGTCAGCACCGGCAAAAGCAGTTTACAGGCTGTAGATGCGCTTTTAAGCGCCGGCCTGGATATTGTAGGGATGGTATCTATTTTTACGTATGACTTTTCTGTATCCAAAGCGGCCTTTGAAGAAAGAAACCTAAAGTACCAGCCACTGACGAGTTACCCTGTTTTACTGGACCTGGCAATGGAAAAAGGAATTATTAAAGAGGAAGATGCTGCCCTTTTGCTGAAGTGGAGGGAAGACCCTGCTAACTGGACGGGCATCTGA
- a CDS encoding LEA type 2 family protein — MKQLLVLLFAAGLLLPSCMKYRDIKFVGVSNVQVGKIGMNETTLDMNLIFNNPNHVGATLNNARGQAWIQDIYVGDFLLNQDVKIPAASDFPVPVRLKLNLKDLIRNSLALITRDSINLRVEGSAGLSKGGIIKNFPLHYAGKQPSSQLLGQIKF; from the coding sequence ATGAAACAGTTATTGGTTTTATTATTTGCTGCAGGCCTTCTCCTGCCCTCCTGTATGAAATACAGGGATATAAAATTTGTTGGGGTCAGCAATGTACAGGTGGGTAAGATCGGAATGAACGAAACCACCCTTGATATGAATCTGATCTTTAATAATCCGAATCATGTTGGAGCTACCTTAAATAACGCCAGGGGACAGGCATGGATCCAGGATATTTATGTGGGTGATTTTCTGTTGAACCAGGATGTAAAAATTCCTGCGGCCAGCGATTTTCCGGTGCCGGTTCGTTTAAAATTAAACCTGAAGGACCTTATCAGAAATTCACTTGCCCTTATTACAAGAGATTCCATAAACCTACGGGTAGAGGGCAGTGCCGGACTTAGCAAAGGGGGCATCATAAAAAATTTCCCGCTTCATTATGCAGGAAAGCAGCCTTCCAGCCAGTTGCTGGGGCAAATCAAATTCTGA
- a CDS encoding glycosyltransferase family 4 protein, whose translation MNKQIHMVCLDVPWPADYGGVIDMMNRIRAFNRLGVKVHLHYFSYNERGTPAELNAFCETVNVYCRKKKSECLNLSLPYIVSSRINEQLIGRLNQDGLPILLEGLHCTGIIPYINNKSRKICVRMHNNEELYYKDLARATSDLFKKLYFSTESKLIKKYTLTLPRNLLLACVSDKDVAFFNELGFENAFLLPTFPSWQEVNSLEGMGTHCLFHGNLSVPENEEAALWLLNKVFTKVRVPFIIAGKSPGRQLQKAAALCQHTCLVSNPCESEINDLVQKAHINVLPNFNKNITGIRLKLLHSLYSGRHCVTTPAMVASTGLETACHIGTSSNAIASIISRLYYKPFEEDEIALRKTLVEKTFDNNKNTATLISHLW comes from the coding sequence ATGAATAAGCAAATACATATGGTTTGCCTGGATGTTCCATGGCCGGCAGATTATGGTGGCGTTATTGATATGATGAACCGCATCCGGGCATTTAACCGGTTGGGTGTTAAGGTGCACCTGCACTACTTCAGTTATAATGAAAGGGGCACTCCTGCAGAGCTGAATGCCTTTTGCGAAACGGTGAATGTATATTGCCGGAAGAAAAAAAGTGAGTGCCTGAATCTTTCGCTGCCCTATATCGTTTCCTCAAGGATCAATGAGCAGCTCATAGGGCGGTTAAACCAGGATGGGCTTCCCATTCTCCTGGAAGGGCTCCACTGTACAGGAATCATACCTTATATAAATAATAAAAGCAGGAAGATCTGCGTGCGCATGCACAATAATGAAGAGTTATACTACAAAGATCTGGCAAGGGCAACCTCCGATCTTTTTAAAAAGCTCTATTTCAGCACTGAAAGCAAGCTTATAAAAAAATATACCTTAACCCTTCCCAGGAACCTGTTACTGGCCTGTGTCTCCGACAAAGACGTAGCATTTTTTAACGAGCTGGGATTTGAAAATGCCTTTTTATTACCCACATTTCCGAGCTGGCAGGAGGTCAACAGCCTGGAAGGAATGGGCACGCACTGCCTATTTCATGGAAATCTGTCCGTGCCGGAAAATGAAGAAGCCGCCTTATGGTTGCTGAATAAGGTCTTTACAAAGGTAAGAGTTCCCTTTATCATAGCAGGCAAGTCTCCCGGCCGGCAACTGCAAAAAGCGGCGGCGCTCTGCCAGCATACCTGCCTGGTCAGCAATCCCTGTGAATCGGAGATCAATGACCTGGTGCAAAAAGCACATATAAATGTGTTGCCCAACTTTAATAAAAATATTACAGGAATACGTTTAAAGCTTTTACACTCATTGTATTCCGGAAGACACTGCGTTACAACCCCGGCAATGGTAGCAAGTACAGGGCTGGAAACGGCCTGCCATATCGGAACCAGCTCTAATGCGATTGCATCCATTATCTCCCGGCTTTATTATAAGCCCTTTGAAGAAGACGAAATAGCCCTGAGGAAAACCCTTGTTGAAAAGACTTTCGACAATAATAAAAATACAGCCACCCTTATCAGTCATCTTTGGTAA
- a CDS encoding glycosyltransferase, with protein sequence MPDKKKITVAVISELTTDQRVIRICDTLQHMGFDVFVYARSEKNSLPLGQYSFRAKRIHCYFKSGFLKFGEFNIKLLLKLLFKKTDYILANDLDALVPAFIASKIRNKKLFYDTHEYYTGVPELKNAPFKKSVWKFFENRIFPKLETIYTVNDSVKRLYDTEYKKNLAVIRNVPVRTVVKPIEKPLHWKNRTVLLMQGIGIHPGRGGIELLEMMKFMPDEYLLVYIGWGTQWEEILQKRTAWSLQHKVEMIPKMPPEQLKQYTPHADLGFSLDGFDNDNYLYNLPNKLFDYIQAGVPVVATAIPEVLKIIEHYHCGICLFSNEPEKMAEAVIKLYHNKEYYQTLKNNARIAAQELCWDIEKIKLQDIYKPYL encoded by the coding sequence ATGCCTGACAAAAAGAAAATCACGGTTGCCGTTATTTCTGAATTAACAACAGATCAAAGGGTCATTCGCATTTGTGACACACTCCAGCACATGGGATTTGATGTTTTTGTGTATGCCCGGTCTGAAAAAAACAGCTTGCCCCTTGGCCAATACAGCTTCCGGGCCAAAAGAATTCATTGCTATTTTAAAAGCGGCTTTTTAAAATTCGGGGAATTTAATATCAAGTTGCTTTTAAAACTACTGTTTAAAAAAACAGACTACATTTTAGCAAATGATTTGGATGCATTAGTTCCGGCATTTATTGCATCAAAAATCAGGAATAAAAAATTATTTTATGATACACATGAATATTATACAGGGGTACCGGAGCTAAAAAACGCTCCATTTAAAAAATCGGTCTGGAAATTTTTTGAAAACCGGATATTCCCAAAGCTTGAAACAATTTATACCGTAAACGACTCTGTCAAAAGACTGTATGATACAGAATACAAAAAGAACCTGGCAGTAATAAGGAATGTTCCCGTAAGAACGGTTGTAAAACCAATCGAAAAACCGCTTCACTGGAAAAACAGAACTGTTCTCCTTATGCAGGGCATTGGCATACACCCGGGAAGAGGGGGAATTGAATTGCTGGAAATGATGAAATTTATGCCCGATGAATATCTTCTTGTTTATATCGGCTGGGGCACTCAATGGGAAGAAATCCTGCAAAAACGAACAGCATGGAGTTTACAGCATAAAGTGGAAATGATCCCGAAAATGCCCCCGGAACAACTTAAACAATACACACCACACGCTGATTTAGGATTTTCATTGGATGGTTTTGACAATGACAACTATTTATATAACCTTCCCAACAAACTTTTTGACTATATACAGGCGGGAGTGCCCGTTGTGGCCACTGCCATACCGGAGGTATTAAAAATAATTGAACATTACCATTGCGGAATTTGTTTATTCTCTAATGAACCTGAAAAAATGGCTGAGGCAGTTATAAAACTCTATCATAATAAAGAATATTATCAAACACTTAAAAACAATGCACGCATCGCTGCGCAGGAACTCTGCTGGGATATAGAAAAAATAAAACTGCAGGATATTTATAAACCATATCTCTGA
- a CDS encoding UDP-N-acetyl glucosamine 2-epimerase has translation MKALIHVVGNRPQFIKLSVLYKAIAQYGNIRQTIIHTGQHYDFQMSDIFFKELSIPAPDIIFKNPPAGNADVFIGNTSAQLQQVFQEQDEPLVIVYGDTNTTLAGALAAIRSGCLLFHVESGIRTNNPSMPEEINRVLTDRLATTNYCCTQFNYQTMQSEGYQHAINSRLLLSGDLMYDAFLKYNTPASLQSIKTTDPYILATIHRRENILSPQYLKDIIAAFNDIHKRIQVVVPLHPHTKTIINTIDIPAGFTQIEPVGYAEMNTLLKNAAYVITDSGGLSREAYFAQKKSLIIMDKPFWPEIIASECAIATATDTIIPNFEKLAHLTPDFGSRLFGSGNAADFIANDINFFL, from the coding sequence ATGAAGGCACTTATACATGTAGTAGGAAACAGGCCCCAGTTCATAAAATTAAGCGTCCTCTATAAAGCTATCGCGCAATACGGCAATATAAGGCAAACGATTATCCATACCGGCCAGCATTACGATTTTCAAATGAGCGATATTTTTTTTAAAGAGCTCAGTATTCCTGCACCTGATATTATTTTTAAAAATCCGCCGGCAGGCAATGCCGATGTCTTTATTGGCAATACATCCGCTCAGTTGCAACAAGTATTTCAGGAGCAGGATGAGCCGCTTGTTATTGTATACGGCGATACCAATACCACCCTGGCTGGTGCGCTTGCTGCCATTCGGTCCGGGTGCCTCCTTTTTCATGTGGAGTCTGGTATACGAACAAATAATCCTTCCATGCCGGAAGAAATAAACAGGGTGCTGACAGACCGTTTGGCAACTACCAACTATTGTTGCACGCAGTTCAATTATCAAACCATGCAGTCTGAAGGCTATCAACATGCAATCAACAGCCGGTTATTATTAAGCGGCGATCTGATGTATGATGCATTTTTAAAATACAACACCCCTGCCTCCCTGCAAAGTATTAAAACAACTGATCCCTATATTTTAGCTACGATACACCGGCGTGAAAATATATTATCACCCCAGTATTTAAAAGATATTATTGCTGCATTCAATGATATTCACAAAAGAATTCAGGTAGTTGTGCCCCTGCATCCACATACAAAAACAATCATTAATACGATTGATATCCCTGCCGGATTTACACAAATAGAGCCGGTTGGCTATGCCGAGATGAATACGCTCCTTAAAAACGCCGCGTATGTTATTACGGATAGTGGCGGATTATCCAGGGAGGCTTATTTTGCCCAAAAAAAATCTTTGATCATTATGGACAAACCGTTCTGGCCCGAAATTATAGCATCAGAATGTGCCATTGCCACTGCTACCGATACTATTATTCCTAACTTTGAAAAACTGGCTCACCTGACCCCGGACTTCGGAAGCCGGCTTTTTGGCTCGGGCAATGCGGCAGATTTTATCGCAAACGATATCAATTTTTTCCTATAA
- a CDS encoding Gfo/Idh/MocA family protein has product MNRDKHFAIVGCGNIGQRHAKHASTFGILDAVVDSDFKKAKALAGKYNCRACSSLEELLSQNPLLDVISICTPNWLHAPQSIQCLEAGFHVLCEKPMAIHYSDAQKMVQVSHNTGKKLFIVKQNRYNPPIAFVKQLIENGSLGRLYSFHVNGFWNRPANYYTNWRGKLKTDGGTLYTQFSHFIDLIMWFFGDAVSASLLSANLAHPDIEFEDTGVIQFKMQTGIIGSFSYSVNSFEKNMEGSITLLGEKGTIKIGGQYLNELEYFRVQGIDKPDLPIGNGANQYGNYEGSMSNHDKIYENLIEALDNDNHPFLQANEGSLLIKFIEDLYKTSENRFKNSYNTENT; this is encoded by the coding sequence ATGAATCGGGATAAACACTTTGCAATTGTAGGCTGTGGGAATATAGGGCAAAGGCATGCAAAACATGCTTCCACTTTTGGGATACTGGACGCGGTAGTTGACAGTGACTTTAAAAAGGCGAAAGCACTTGCCGGGAAATATAATTGCAGGGCCTGTTCTTCCCTGGAAGAATTATTATCACAAAATCCGTTGCTGGATGTCATCAGTATCTGCACGCCCAACTGGCTGCATGCTCCGCAATCCATACAATGCCTGGAAGCGGGGTTTCATGTTCTCTGTGAAAAGCCAATGGCCATCCATTACAGCGATGCGCAAAAAATGGTTCAGGTATCGCACAATACCGGCAAAAAACTGTTCATTGTAAAGCAAAACAGGTATAACCCTCCTATTGCATTCGTAAAACAATTAATTGAAAACGGCAGCTTAGGCAGGCTTTACAGCTTTCATGTAAACGGGTTCTGGAACAGGCCGGCCAACTATTATACCAACTGGCGGGGAAAATTGAAAACAGATGGCGGCACACTCTACACGCAATTCAGCCATTTCATCGATCTGATCATGTGGTTTTTCGGAGATGCAGTATCGGCTTCCCTGCTGTCAGCTAATCTGGCACATCCTGATATTGAATTTGAGGATACGGGCGTTATCCAGTTTAAAATGCAGACCGGCATAATAGGCAGTTTTTCCTACAGCGTGAACAGCTTTGAGAAAAATATGGAAGGCTCCATCACCCTTCTTGGAGAAAAAGGAACGATAAAGATCGGCGGGCAGTATTTAAATGAATTGGAATATTTTCGTGTACAGGGGATCGATAAACCCGATTTACCGATCGGGAACGGCGCCAATCAATACGGCAATTATGAAGGCAGCATGAGCAATCATGATAAAATTTATGAAAACCTCATTGAAGCACTGGATAATGACAATCACCCCTTTTTACAGGCAAACGAAGGATCATTACTAATAAAATTTATAGAAGATCTGTATAAGACCTCAGAAAATCGTTTTAAAAACAGCTATAATACTGAAAACACATGA
- a CDS encoding TonB-dependent receptor — translation MKKNLLLGLLIVLSIGLSAQNGQMPTGSLYGKVIDSASGKGVDAASVQLLQVKKDSSGKNNETVVTGMLTKANGEFNLEGVPVMGRYILEISGIGHATYRKPFLFFDPAKMKQGNKDMSSLLGNLDKDLGNIKLGIDNQTLAAVTVTGSKPTVSLGIDRKVYNVENNLMAAGGTATDLLKNIPSVNVDIDGNVTIRNASPQLFIDGRPTTLTLDQIPSDQIETIEVITNPSAKYDASGGNAGILNIVLKKTKRVGYSGNVRAGIDQRGKWNLGGNINIKQGKFNFFANANYGQRKSISDGTTERNTYRQDTTYHLFQTDHNVGDGEFMFGRAGFDYFLDNRNTFTISGIGVKGNFDNSTTSNLLVDTLAPGYNPQSRTIRQSDGGFSFRNLGGSFGYVHNFPQNGHQLTADVNYNKSKNNNTTTIGNQIFANSNGPQTGTFGQQQLGNGNNERLTAQADYTNPISDNSKLEAGVRLNQTKTNSLNDLYYLQNGTYVLQPLLSSRFNYKDQVLAAYGNFSSRIGEKFGYQVGLRLESSSYDGTVYSSTKNADGSYAGSSQHFNIKYPVSLFPSIFLSQKLNDKQDLQLNYSRRINRPGFFQLFPYTDYSDSLNLSRGNPNLKPEFVNSFELSYSNNFNRKNNLILSLYYKHTNGLITRYGFQDVNPLNEDTVIVNSFINANSGFVGGFEAISKNSITPWWDLTSNVNIYTSKINIDDPGIPTSEQMYSWFGKINNDFKLPMNFTLQLSGDYNSKTVLSPGGSAGNNSGGGRGFMGGAVSGNAQGYSMPSYGVDAAVKYEFLKGKAASVTLSVNDIFKTRKSDIYTNAGFYDQHQMRTRDQQFFRINFAYRFGKFDASLFKRKNIKSEQESIQGGMQGMGGQ, via the coding sequence ATGAAGAAAAATTTACTGCTAGGATTATTGATCGTTCTTTCGATAGGATTAAGTGCACAAAACGGGCAGATGCCTACAGGATCTTTATATGGTAAGGTAATTGATTCGGCCAGTGGCAAGGGCGTTGATGCGGCTTCTGTTCAGCTTTTACAGGTAAAAAAAGATTCAAGCGGAAAAAATAATGAAACTGTTGTAACCGGAATGCTTACAAAAGCAAATGGGGAATTCAACCTGGAAGGCGTACCCGTTATGGGAAGATACATCCTTGAGATCTCAGGGATCGGCCATGCTACCTACCGCAAGCCGTTCCTGTTTTTTGATCCTGCAAAAATGAAACAGGGCAATAAAGATATGAGCAGTCTGCTGGGCAACCTGGATAAAGACCTCGGGAATATTAAGCTGGGCATCGATAACCAGACCCTGGCGGCTGTAACAGTTACGGGGTCCAAGCCAACGGTAAGCCTGGGCATTGACCGGAAGGTATATAATGTTGAAAATAATCTGATGGCTGCGGGAGGAACAGCTACGGATCTGCTAAAGAATATACCGTCCGTTAATGTGGATATAGACGGGAATGTAACCATACGAAATGCATCTCCACAACTGTTCATAGACGGGAGGCCCACAACCCTTACACTGGACCAGATTCCTTCAGACCAGATCGAAACAATTGAGGTCATTACCAATCCTTCTGCAAAATACGATGCTTCCGGAGGAAATGCCGGGATCTTAAACATTGTTCTGAAAAAAACAAAACGCGTGGGCTATTCCGGAAATGTAAGGGCGGGCATTGATCAGCGCGGGAAATGGAACCTCGGCGGAAATATCAATATCAAACAGGGCAAATTCAATTTTTTTGCTAACGCCAACTACGGTCAGCGAAAATCAATTTCTGACGGAACCACAGAGCGGAACACGTACAGGCAGGACACTACTTACCATCTTTTTCAGACAGACCACAACGTAGGCGACGGTGAATTTATGTTTGGCCGTGCCGGCTTTGATTATTTCCTGGATAACCGAAATACATTTACTATTTCCGGTATTGGTGTAAAAGGAAACTTTGATAACAGTACCACCAGCAATTTACTGGTAGATACCCTGGCCCCCGGTTATAATCCGCAATCAAGAACGATCAGGCAGTCTGACGGCGGGTTTAGTTTCAGGAACCTGGGCGGGAGCTTCGGGTATGTGCACAATTTCCCGCAAAACGGTCACCAGCTTACTGCTGATGTCAATTATAACAAAAGTAAAAATAACAATACCACCACCATCGGGAACCAGATCTTTGCCAACAGCAATGGTCCCCAAACAGGCACTTTCGGGCAGCAGCAACTGGGTAACGGCAACAATGAGCGCTTAACCGCCCAGGCCGATTATACCAACCCGATCAGCGATAACTCCAAACTGGAAGCGGGCGTTCGTCTGAACCAGACAAAAACAAACAGTCTGAACGACCTGTATTACCTGCAGAACGGTACTTATGTGCTGCAACCGTTATTATCATCCCGGTTCAATTATAAGGACCAGGTGCTGGCCGCCTATGGCAATTTCTCCAGCAGGATCGGAGAAAAATTTGGCTACCAGGTAGGCTTAAGACTGGAAAGCTCCAGTTATGACGGTACGGTTTACTCCAGTACCAAAAATGCAGATGGCAGCTATGCAGGTTCCAGCCAGCATTTTAATATAAAATATCCGGTTAGCCTGTTCCCCAGTATTTTCCTTAGCCAGAAGCTGAACGACAAACAGGACCTGCAACTGAACTATAGCCGCAGGATCAACCGTCCGGGCTTTTTCCAGCTCTTTCCCTATACAGACTATTCGGACTCCCTGAACCTCAGCCGGGGTAACCCCAACCTGAAACCGGAATTTGTTAATTCATTTGAGCTTTCTTATTCCAACAACTTTAACCGCAAAAACAACCTGATCCTGTCGCTCTATTATAAGCACACTAATGGTTTAATTACCCGGTACGGGTTCCAGGACGTAAATCCTCTTAATGAAGATACGGTGATCGTTAATTCCTTTATTAATGCCAACTCGGGCTTTGTTGGCGGGTTTGAGGCCATCAGCAAAAATTCCATCACCCCCTGGTGGGATCTGACCAGCAACGTTAATATTTACACTTCAAAGATCAATATTGACGATCCAGGCATTCCCACTTCCGAACAAATGTATAGCTGGTTTGGCAAGATCAATAATGACTTTAAGCTTCCCATGAACTTTACACTACAGCTTTCCGGAGACTATAACTCAAAAACAGTATTGTCTCCCGGCGGAAGCGCAGGTAATAATTCCGGCGGGGGCCGGGGTTTTATGGGCGGCGCTGTAAGCGGCAATGCCCAGGGCTACTCCATGCCTTCGTATGGTGTGGATGCCGCAGTGAAATACGAGTTTTTAAAAGGAAAGGCTGCATCAGTTACCCTTAGCGTTAATGATATCTTTAAAACCCGTAAAAGCGATATCTATACCAATGCAGGATTTTATGATCAGCATCAGATGCGTACAAGAGATCAGCAGTTCTTCCGGATCAACTTTGCCTATCGCTTTGGTAAATTTGACGCCTCCCTCTTCAAAAGGAAAAATATAAAAAGCGAGCAGGAAAGCATACAGGGCGGTATGCAGGGAATGGGCGGACAATAA
- a CDS encoding carboxy terminal-processing peptidase — protein MKRLPFVLLVLLLAGSFFAFKSSVARNTAPPEKYEQIMELVGQLLSQAHFSPQNIDDKFSEKVFDKFMSDLDPEKNIFLKTDYDSLKALYGNQIDDEMKGAPVKSFLAVSSVFDQRNSEAQKWTQSILSKPFDYTIDESIQLDGDQLQYPASQQEREDRWRKKLKYLSLERYVDLLDERKSNKNQKGYVVKTDGQLEKEARLKTDTVLSRLFERYKVKFTTDDKFNMFMNAITNTMDPHTDFMPPLDKRYFDEEMSGTFYGIGALLQQADGKIKIASCNVGSPAAKSGQLEPGDIIAKVAQGDGPAEDLMGYTIQDAVKLIRGKEGTIVKLTIKKPNGTMKVVALKREKIVNDFDTYARSAIIRDSVKNTKIGIVYLPEFYAAFDDANGRRSSIDVAKEVQKLKEAKVDGIIIDLRNNGGGSLFDVVQMVGLFVGKGPVVQVKDRINRANVLDVKDESVLYDGPLAVMVNEFSASASEIFAAAIQDYGRGVIIGSTSTYGKGTVQRNIGLDAKTGITYGESDLGTVKLTLQKFYRVSGGSTQLKGVESDIVLPSPLDESKLKERDNKDALPYDEINKAAYTPWKSYWNLNEIKTLSEERLKSDSSFRVIKENTQWLARENDKSYPLNIDAYRQERKEIKQKADQIIAVSKLKNKLNISLLPNDPNTSHIDDKNKEERVKQWQKALSEDIYLNQAVDVVDDMAHIDKLAKNGNMQH, from the coding sequence ATGAAGAGATTACCTTTTGTGTTGTTGGTTTTATTGCTGGCCGGTTCTTTTTTTGCTTTCAAATCGTCTGTTGCCCGTAACACGGCACCCCCGGAAAAATATGAACAGATTATGGAACTGGTGGGGCAACTGCTGTCACAGGCCCATTTCAGTCCGCAAAATATTGATGATAAATTTTCGGAGAAGGTGTTCGATAAATTTATGAGCGACCTGGACCCTGAAAAGAATATTTTCCTTAAGACGGATTATGATTCGCTGAAGGCCCTCTACGGGAACCAGATTGATGATGAAATGAAAGGAGCTCCGGTAAAAAGCTTCCTGGCTGTTTCATCTGTTTTTGATCAGAGAAATTCAGAAGCGCAAAAATGGACCCAGAGCATTCTTTCAAAACCGTTTGATTATACCATTGATGAGTCTATTCAACTGGACGGAGATCAACTGCAGTACCCTGCCAGCCAGCAGGAGCGGGAAGACCGCTGGCGAAAGAAGTTAAAATACCTTTCACTGGAACGATATGTTGACCTGTTGGATGAACGGAAAAGCAATAAAAACCAAAAAGGGTATGTTGTAAAAACAGATGGCCAACTGGAAAAAGAAGCCCGTTTAAAAACGGATACCGTATTGTCAAGGCTGTTTGAAAGATATAAGGTTAAATTTACAACAGATGATAAGTTTAACATGTTCATGAATGCCATCACCAATACGATGGACCCTCATACAGATTTTATGCCGCCTTTGGACAAGCGTTATTTTGATGAGGAAATGAGCGGCACCTTTTATGGGATTGGCGCGCTTTTACAGCAGGCTGATGGTAAAATAAAAATTGCATCCTGCAATGTGGGAAGCCCCGCTGCAAAATCAGGTCAGTTAGAGCCGGGAGATATTATTGCTAAAGTAGCCCAGGGAGACGGCCCTGCGGAAGATCTGATGGGATATACCATACAGGACGCTGTTAAACTGATCCGCGGAAAAGAAGGGACCATTGTAAAGCTGACCATTAAAAAGCCTAATGGCACTATGAAAGTGGTGGCATTGAAACGGGAAAAAATCGTGAACGATTTTGATACGTATGCCCGTAGTGCCATTATCAGGGATTCTGTTAAGAACACAAAAATCGGCATCGTTTATCTGCCTGAATTTTATGCAGCGTTTGATGATGCTAATGGCAGAAGAAGCTCTATTGATGTAGCAAAAGAAGTGCAGAAGCTAAAAGAGGCGAAGGTGGATGGTATTATCATCGACCTGCGGAATAATGGCGGCGGATCTTTGTTTGATGTGGTGCAGATGGTGGGTTTGTTTGTTGGTAAAGGTCCTGTGGTTCAGGTAAAGGACCGGATCAACCGGGCTAACGTGCTGGATGTAAAGGATGAGTCTGTTTTGTACGACGGGCCTCTGGCTGTAATGGTGAATGAATTCAGCGCATCTGCGTCCGAGATTTTTGCTGCTGCCATCCAGGATTACGGAAGGGGAGTGATCATCGGAAGCACGTCTACTTATGGTAAAGGAACCGTACAGAGGAATATCGGCCTTGATGCAAAAACCGGCATCACGTATGGTGAATCAGACCTGGGTACCGTTAAGCTGACCCTTCAGAAATTTTACCGGGTAAGCGGAGGATCTACCCAGTTAAAAGGTGTGGAATCTGATATTGTATTGCCAAGCCCGCTGGATGAATCAAAATTAAAAGAACGGGATAATAAGGATGCACTTCCCTATGATGAGATCAATAAGGCAGCTTATACACCCTGGAAGAGCTACTGGAACCTGAATGAAATCAAAACATTAAGCGAAGAGCGATTGAAGTCAGACAGCTCATTCAGGGTTATAAAAGAAAATACGCAATGGCTGGCCAGGGAAAATGATAAGAGTTATCCGCTGAATATAGATGCTTACAGGCAGGAGCGTAAAGAGATCAAACAAAAAGCCGATCAGATCATTGCGGTTTCCAAGCTTAAAAATAAGCTGAATATCTCGTTATTGCCCAATGACCCCAATACAAGTCATATTGATGATAAGAATAAGGAAGAAAGGGTTAAGCAATGGCAGAAAGCGCTGAGTGAGGATATCTATCTGAACCAGGCGGTAGATGTTGTGGATGATATGGCGCATATTGACAAGCTGGCCAAGAATGGCAATATGCAGCACTAG